A DNA window from Mycolicibacter hiberniae contains the following coding sequences:
- the dapC gene encoding succinyldiaminopimelate transaminase → MSPVTGGRSAALPTFPWDTLAEATALARSHPDGIVDLSVGTPVDPVADVIRDALAAASSAPGYPTTAGTAALRTAAAGALHRRYGITGLTESAVLPVIGTKELIAWLPTLLGLGEQQVVVVPELAYPTYEVGARLAGARWVRSDAPQLRDGPPPALVYLNSPSNPTGAILGEEELRAVVDWAREHDVLVVSDECYLGLGWDAEPRSVLHPAVCDGDHRGLLAVHSLSKTSSLAGYRAGFVAGDAAVVAELLAVRKHAGMMVPTPIQAAMVAALDDDAHEHEQRERYARRRATLLPAIQAAGFTVELSQGGLYLWATRGEPCRTSVEWLAQRGILVAPGEFYGPAGAQHVRVALTATDERIAAAAARLS, encoded by the coding sequence GTGAGCCCCGTAACCGGCGGCAGGTCGGCCGCATTGCCCACCTTCCCGTGGGACACCCTGGCCGAGGCGACCGCGCTGGCCAGATCCCACCCCGACGGCATCGTCGACCTGTCCGTCGGCACCCCGGTCGACCCGGTGGCCGACGTCATCCGCGACGCCCTGGCGGCCGCCTCGTCGGCGCCGGGCTATCCCACCACCGCCGGCACCGCGGCCCTGCGCACGGCGGCGGCCGGTGCCCTGCACCGTCGCTACGGCATCACCGGGCTCACCGAATCGGCGGTGCTGCCGGTGATCGGCACCAAAGAGCTGATCGCCTGGCTGCCGACCCTGCTCGGCCTCGGCGAGCAACAGGTGGTGGTGGTCCCCGAGCTGGCCTACCCGACCTATGAAGTGGGTGCCCGGCTGGCCGGTGCGCGGTGGGTGCGCAGCGATGCCCCCCAGCTGCGCGACGGCCCGCCGCCGGCCCTGGTGTACCTGAATTCGCCGAGCAACCCGACCGGGGCGATCCTGGGCGAAGAAGAGTTGCGAGCCGTGGTCGACTGGGCCCGCGAGCACGACGTGCTGGTGGTCTCCGACGAGTGCTACCTGGGCCTGGGGTGGGACGCCGAACCGCGGTCGGTGCTGCACCCGGCGGTCTGCGACGGCGACCACCGCGGCCTGCTGGCGGTGCATTCGCTGTCGAAGACCTCCTCGCTGGCGGGGTACCGGGCCGGATTCGTCGCCGGGGACGCCGCGGTGGTGGCCGAATTGCTGGCGGTGCGCAAACACGCCGGGATGATGGTGCCCACCCCGATCCAGGCGGCCATGGTCGCTGCGCTCGATGACGACGCACACGAACACGAGCAGCGCGAGCGCTACGCGCGCCGCCGTGCGACGCTGCTGCCGGCGATCCAGGCGGCCGGGTTCACCGTCGAGTTGTCCCAGGGCGGACTCTACTTGTGGGCGACCCGCGGCGAGCCCTGCCGCACCAGCGTCGAGTGGCTCGCCCAGCGCGGCATTCTGGTGGCGCCCGGCGAGTTCTACGGGCCGGCCGGCGCGCAGCACGTGCGGGTGGCGCTCACCGCCACCGACGAGCGGATCGCCGCCGCGGCCGCACGGCTGAGCTAG
- a CDS encoding FAD-dependent oxidoreductase, which translates to MTPLDLGFTTLSNRVVMGSMHTGLEDRAADTGKLAEYFAARARGGVGLIITGGYAPNRSGWLLPFASAMTTRADARRHRRITEAVHDAGGKIALQILHAGRYAYHPFSVSASSIKAPINPFRPRALSTRGVASTIADFARAAELAREAGYDGVEIMGSEGYLLNQFLAPRTNRRTDGYGGTPANRRRLPVQIVRRTRAAVGDDFIICYRMSMADFVEDGQSWEEILALATEVETAGATMINSGFGWHEARVPTIVTSVPNNAFVDISSAVADHVTIPVVASNRINMPQAAEQILAQTSVRLISMARPMLADPDWVSKAATGRAGEINTCIACNQACLDHAFVHKKVSCLVNPRAGHETTLVLGPARRRRRIAVVGAGPAGLATAVSAAERGHEVTLFEANAFLGGQFDLARRIPGKEEFAETIRYYTTMLDKYAVTVHLGRRAQAQELTGFDEVVLATGVTPRVPAIPGIEHPMVMTYAQAIAGRPVGRSVAVVGAGGIGFDVSEFLVLDSPESTASLHLKEWKAEWGAADPWEARGALIAPDPVPPAREVYLLARTAGPQGRTLGKTSGWVHRASLKAKNVRQLSGVNYHRIDDDGLHISFGPKKARPQVLAVDNVVICAGQESVRDLEDGLRERGVTPHLIGGAKLAAELDAKRAIKQGTEVAARL; encoded by the coding sequence ATGACCCCGCTGGACCTGGGCTTCACCACCCTGTCCAACCGGGTGGTCATGGGCTCGATGCACACCGGCTTGGAAGACCGCGCCGCCGACACCGGCAAGCTGGCCGAGTACTTCGCTGCGCGGGCCCGCGGCGGGGTGGGACTGATCATCACCGGCGGCTACGCCCCGAACCGGTCGGGCTGGCTGCTGCCGTTCGCCTCGGCGATGACCACCCGGGCCGACGCACGGCGCCATCGCCGCATCACCGAGGCCGTGCACGACGCCGGCGGGAAGATCGCGCTGCAGATCCTGCACGCGGGCCGCTATGCCTACCACCCGTTTTCGGTCAGCGCCTCGAGCATCAAGGCACCGATCAACCCCTTCCGGCCACGGGCGTTGTCCACCCGCGGAGTCGCGTCGACCATCGCCGACTTCGCCCGCGCCGCCGAACTGGCCCGCGAGGCCGGCTACGACGGTGTGGAGATCATGGGCAGCGAAGGCTATCTGCTGAACCAGTTCCTGGCCCCGCGCACCAACCGGCGCACCGACGGCTACGGCGGCACCCCCGCCAACCGGCGCCGCCTGCCGGTGCAGATCGTGCGCCGCACCCGCGCGGCCGTCGGCGACGACTTCATCATCTGCTACCGGATGTCGATGGCCGACTTCGTCGAGGACGGCCAGAGCTGGGAAGAGATCCTCGCGCTGGCAACCGAAGTCGAGACAGCCGGAGCCACCATGATCAACTCCGGCTTCGGCTGGCACGAGGCGCGGGTGCCGACCATCGTGACGTCGGTGCCCAACAACGCCTTCGTCGACATCAGCAGCGCGGTCGCCGACCACGTGACGATCCCGGTGGTGGCTTCCAACCGGATCAACATGCCGCAGGCGGCCGAACAGATCCTCGCGCAGACCTCGGTGCGCTTGATCTCGATGGCCCGCCCGATGCTGGCCGACCCGGATTGGGTGTCCAAGGCCGCCACCGGCCGGGCCGGCGAGATCAATACCTGCATCGCCTGCAACCAGGCCTGCCTGGACCACGCCTTCGTGCACAAGAAGGTCTCCTGTCTGGTCAACCCCCGCGCCGGTCACGAGACCACGCTGGTGCTCGGCCCCGCGCGGCGGCGCCGGCGCATCGCGGTGGTGGGCGCCGGGCCGGCCGGGTTGGCGACGGCGGTGTCGGCCGCCGAGCGCGGCCACGAGGTGACGCTGTTCGAGGCGAACGCCTTCCTCGGCGGCCAATTCGACTTGGCCAGGCGGATTCCGGGCAAAGAGGAGTTCGCCGAGACCATCCGCTACTACACCACCATGCTGGACAAGTACGCGGTGACGGTGCACCTGGGCCGCCGCGCCCAGGCCCAGGAGTTGACCGGCTTCGACGAGGTGGTGCTGGCCACCGGGGTCACCCCGCGGGTTCCGGCGATCCCGGGCATCGAGCACCCGATGGTGATGACCTACGCCCAGGCGATCGCGGGCAGGCCGGTGGGCCGTTCGGTGGCGGTGGTGGGTGCCGGCGGGATCGGTTTCGACGTCAGTGAATTCCTGGTCCTGGACTCACCGGAGTCCACTGCGAGCCTGCACCTCAAAGAGTGGAAGGCCGAATGGGGTGCGGCCGACCCCTGGGAGGCCCGGGGCGCGCTGATCGCGCCGGACCCGGTCCCGCCGGCCCGCGAGGTCTACCTGCTGGCCCGCACCGCCGGCCCCCAGGGCCGCACCTTGGGCAAGACCAGCGGCTGGGTGCACCGCGCCTCGCTGAAGGCCAAGAACGTCCGCCAGCTCTCCGGGGTGAACTACCACCGCATCGACGATGACGGGCTGCACATCAGCTTCGGCCCGAAGAAGGCCCGCCCGCAGGTCCTGGCCGTCGACAACGTGGTGATCTGCGCCGGGCAGGAATCGGTGCGCGACCTCGAGGACGGCTTGCGGGAGCGCGGCGTGACGCCGCACCTGATCGGCGGGGCGAAGCTGGCCGCCGAGCTCGATGCCAAGCGGGCCATCAAGCAGGGCACCGAAGTCGCCGCGCGCCTCTAG
- a CDS encoding PadR family transcriptional regulator, translating to MALPHAILVSLSEQSGSGYELAHRFDRSIGYFWSATHQQIYRTLRAMEADGWVQVTEVAQRGRPDKKVYTVAEAGRAELARWIAAPLAGRGSSVVDNRLRELAVKLRGAGAGDLAAVREQAADLRAERAQRLDVYRALEKKQFPDPGSLTGTALHQYLVLRGGIRAEESAIDWLDEVGAALRADRH from the coding sequence GTGGCACTTCCCCACGCGATCCTGGTGTCGCTGAGCGAGCAGTCGGGCTCGGGCTATGAACTCGCGCACCGCTTCGACCGCTCGATCGGCTACTTCTGGAGCGCCACCCACCAGCAGATCTACCGGACGCTGCGCGCCATGGAGGCCGACGGCTGGGTGCAGGTCACCGAGGTCGCCCAACGGGGCCGCCCGGACAAGAAGGTCTACACCGTCGCCGAGGCCGGCCGCGCCGAACTGGCCCGCTGGATCGCGGCGCCGCTGGCCGGGCGCGGAAGCTCGGTGGTCGACAACCGGCTGCGCGAACTGGCGGTCAAGCTCCGCGGAGCCGGTGCCGGTGACCTCGCCGCGGTGCGCGAGCAGGCCGCGGACCTGCGCGCCGAACGTGCGCAGCGCTTGGACGTCTACCGCGCGCTGGAGAAGAAGCAGTTCCCGGATCCCGGTTCGCTGACCGGCACCGCACTGCATCAGTACCTGGTTCTGCGCGGCGGTATCCGGGCCGAGGAAAGCGCGATCGACTGGCTCGACGAAGTCGGCGCGGCACTGCGGGCAGACAGGCACTGA